One Maribacter sp. HTCC2170 genomic window, GTATCGAGCTCTACACCGAGAGTTTTGCCGAAAACTTTGGGCAAGAAAAATCAGAAAGCATAAAGCCTTTTAAAGAGGCTGCTAAAATAGCTGCCAAACTAGGCTTGGGCATTAATGCGGGGCACGATCTTAATTTAGACAACATAAAGTATTTTAAAGAGCATATTCCTAATCTGCTGGAAGTTTCCATTGGACACGCACTAATATGTGAGTCATTGTATTTTGGATTGGATAATGTTGTAAAAATGTATTTGGACAAATTGAAATGAACCAATCCCTACATTCTAAAATAATAGGGCAAGGAAAACCTTTATTGATTCTTCATGGCTTTTTAGGCATGTCTGATAATTGGAAAACCTTAGGGACGCAATATGCCAAACAAGGTTTGGAGGTACATTTAATAGATCAACGCAATCATGGCAAAAGTTTTCATTCTGAAGATTTTGACTATGATTTTCTTTCCAATGACCTTAAATTGTACTTAGAAGAGTATAAACTAAAAAAACCAATTGTTCTTGGGCATTCAATGGGTGGCAAAACCGCCATGCAATTCGCCACTAGTAATCCAGATTTACTGCAAGGCTTAATAGTCGCTGATATTGCCCCAAAATATTACCCCCCACACCATCAATATATAATTGATGCCCTAAATCAAATGGATTTCTCACATATTAAATCTAGAAACGAAGCCGAAAAGGCATTGGCAAAACATATCAACGAAATTGGCATAAGAATGTTTCTTTTGAAAAATCTTCATTGGGTTGAAAAAGGACAATTAGGATTTCGTTTTAATTTAACTGTTTTGAGCAATAAAATGGAGGAGATTGGCGAAGGTATAAGCGCTTCTGAAATATACAAAGGTCCTACCCTCTTCTTAAGAGGAGATAAATCTGAATATATTACACCTTCTGATTCC contains:
- a CDS encoding alpha/beta fold hydrolase is translated as MNQSLHSKIIGQGKPLLILHGFLGMSDNWKTLGTQYAKQGLEVHLIDQRNHGKSFHSEDFDYDFLSNDLKLYLEEYKLKKPIVLGHSMGGKTAMQFATSNPDLLQGLIVADIAPKYYPPHHQYIIDALNQMDFSHIKSRNEAEKALAKHINEIGIRMFLLKNLHWVEKGQLGFRFNLTVLSNKMEEIGEGISASEIYKGPTLFLRGDKSEYITPSDSDNIKRNFPLAEIETIDNAGHWLHSENPVQFFNKTMDFINQQ